A stretch of Streptococcus sp. oral taxon 061 DNA encodes these proteins:
- a CDS encoding hydroxymethylglutaryl-CoA reductase, degradative, with protein MKKNWNGFAKKSIQERLEFVKSQALTSMEAQESLEQNENLSIAVANQLSENVVGTFSLPYSVVPEVLVNGQEYTVPYVTEEPSVVAAASFASKIIKRAGGFTAQVHQRQMIGQVALYQVPDRDKACQAILSQKAELLEQANQAYPSIVKRGGGARELTVEKISGEADFLVVYLHVDTQEAMGANMLNTMLEALKPSLEALSQGQSLMGILSNYATDSLVTATCRIAFRYLSRQKDEARELAEKMVLASQFAQADPYRAATHNKGIFNGIDALLIATGNDWRAIEAGAHAYASHDGVYRGLSRWTMDLETEELIGEMTMPMPVATKGGSIGLNPRVVLSHELLGHPSAKELAQIIVSIGLAQNFAALKALVSTGIQHGHMKLQAKSLALLAGATEAEVSKLVESLIAEKTFNLEKAQTLLKNLRS; from the coding sequence AAATTGGAATGGATTTGCTAAAAAATCAATTCAAGAGCGCCTTGAGTTCGTTAAGTCTCAGGCGCTTACTTCTATGGAAGCCCAAGAAAGTCTTGAGCAAAATGAAAATCTTAGTATAGCAGTTGCGAACCAACTGAGTGAAAATGTAGTGGGGACCTTCTCACTACCCTACTCAGTAGTGCCAGAAGTACTGGTAAACGGTCAAGAGTACACAGTTCCTTATGTGACCGAAGAGCCATCTGTTGTTGCTGCAGCTAGTTTTGCTAGTAAGATTATCAAACGTGCGGGTGGTTTTACTGCTCAGGTTCATCAACGCCAAATGATTGGTCAGGTAGCTCTTTATCAGGTTCCAGATAGGGATAAAGCATGTCAGGCTATTTTGAGTCAGAAAGCAGAGCTACTCGAACAAGCAAACCAAGCCTATCCATCTATTGTCAAACGTGGTGGTGGAGCCAGAGAGCTAACAGTTGAGAAAATTTCTGGTGAGGCTGACTTTTTAGTGGTTTATCTTCATGTGGATACTCAGGAAGCCATGGGAGCTAATATGCTCAATACCATGCTTGAAGCTTTAAAACCTAGCTTAGAGGCTTTAAGTCAAGGGCAAAGTTTAATGGGCATTCTATCCAACTATGCCACGGATTCTCTAGTAACTGCAACTTGTCGGATTGCCTTTCGTTATTTGAGTCGCCAGAAGGATGAAGCGCGTGAACTAGCTGAAAAAATGGTTTTAGCCAGCCAGTTTGCTCAAGCAGATCCTTATCGAGCAGCAACCCATAACAAAGGTATCTTCAACGGAATCGATGCTCTCTTGATTGCAACAGGAAATGATTGGCGTGCCATCGAAGCAGGAGCGCATGCCTATGCGAGTCATGATGGTGTTTATCGAGGTCTCAGTCGTTGGACTATGGATTTGGAAACAGAAGAGCTAATCGGAGAGATGACTATGCCGATGCCGGTTGCGACCAAAGGTGGATCAATTGGTCTTAATCCTCGTGTAGTCCTCAGCCATGAGTTGCTAGGTCATCCATCAGCTAAGGAATTGGCCCAAATTATCGTGTCAATTGGTCTTGCACAAAACTTTGCGGCTCTTAAAGCTCTTGTCAGTACAGGTATTCAGCATGGACACATGAAACTTCAGGCAAAATCGTTAGCGCTTTTAGCAGGTGCGACTGAGGCAGAAGTATCCAAGTTAGTAGAAAGCTTGATTGCTGAAAAAACTTTTAATTTAGAAAAAGCACAAACTCTTTTGAAAAACTTAAGATCATAA
- a CDS encoding LacI family DNA-binding transcriptional regulator produces MVAKLTDVAKLAGVSPTTVSRVINKKGYLSEKTIQKVNDAMRELGYKPNNLARSLQGKSAKLIGLIFPKISHVFYAELIDKLEHELFKKGYKTIICNSEHDSEKEREYIEMLEANQVDGIISGSHNLGIEDYNRVTAPIISFDRNLSPDIPVVSSDNYAGGVLAAQTLAKTGAKSVIMITGNDNSNSPTGLRHAGFASILPKAPIINVSSDFSPLRKEMEIKNILTKQKPDAIFASDDLTAILVMKIAQELGISVPEQLKVIGYDGTYFIENFYPHLTTIKQPLEEIARLTVDLLLQKIEGKEVATTGYFLPVSLLPGKSI; encoded by the coding sequence ATGGTCGCAAAACTAACTGATGTCGCAAAATTAGCTGGCGTCAGCCCTACTACTGTTTCACGTGTCATCAACAAAAAGGGTTATCTTTCAGAAAAAACCATTCAAAAGGTTAATGATGCTATGCGTGAGCTGGGCTATAAACCCAATAACTTAGCTCGAAGTCTTCAAGGAAAATCAGCCAAGTTAATCGGTTTGATTTTCCCTAAAATCAGCCATGTGTTCTATGCTGAATTGATTGACAAATTGGAACACGAACTATTCAAAAAAGGTTACAAGACAATCATTTGTAATAGTGAACACGATTCGGAAAAAGAACGTGAATACATCGAAATGTTGGAAGCCAATCAGGTGGACGGTATCATTTCGGGAAGTCACAACCTTGGGATTGAGGATTACAATCGCGTAACCGCTCCAATCATTTCATTTGACCGGAACCTATCACCAGATATCCCTGTCGTTTCTTCTGACAACTATGCTGGTGGTGTCCTAGCCGCTCAGACTTTGGCTAAAACTGGAGCTAAATCTGTTATTATGATTACAGGTAATGATAACTCCAACTCACCAACTGGACTTCGTCATGCAGGCTTTGCTTCTATCTTACCCAAGGCTCCTATTATCAATGTTTCCAGTGACTTTTCGCCCCTTCGTAAGGAAATGGAAATTAAAAATATCCTGACCAAACAAAAACCAGATGCGATTTTCGCATCGGATGATTTGACAGCCATCTTGGTGATGAAAATCGCTCAGGAACTTGGTATTTCTGTTCCAGAACAACTTAAGGTTATTGGCTACGATGGAACTTATTTTATCGAGAATTTCTATCCTCACCTCACTACCATTAAACAACCCTTGGAAGAAATTGCTCGCCTGACAGTCGATTTACTACTTCAAAAAATTGAGGGGAAAGAAGTTGCTACGACTGGTTATTTCTTACCAGTTAGTCTCTTACCAGGTAAAAGTATTTAA
- a CDS encoding sucrose-6-phosphate hydrolase, which yields MEWTTERRYRRYEDWTQEEIKQIQEKMAQSPWHTSYHIEPKQGLLNDPNGFSYFDGKWVVFYQNFPFGAAHGLKSWVQLESDDLVHFTETGVKILPDTPLDSHGAYSGSAMQFGDQLFLFYTGNVRDENWVRHPYQIGALMDKDGKIEKIDKILIDQPADATDHFRDPQIFNFKGQYYAIVGGQDLEKKGFVRLYKAVDNDYTNWQEVGDLNFNNDRTAYMMECPNLVFVGEQPVLLYCPQGLDKKVLDYDNIYPNMYKIGASFDPENARMVDVSELHNLDYGFEAYATQAFNTPDGRALAVSWLGLPDVSYPSDRFDHQGTFSLVKELTIKEGKLYQYPVAAIKDLRASKEEFSNRSETKNTYELELNLEANSQSEIILLADNDGKGLSINFDLVNGQVTIDRSQAGEQYAQEFGTTRSCPIDNQATTVNIFIDNSVFEIFINKGEKVFSGRVFPHADQNGILIKSGNPTGTYYELEYGRKTN from the coding sequence ATGGAATGGACTACCGAGCGTCGTTATAGACGCTATGAAGATTGGACACAAGAAGAAATAAAACAAATCCAAGAAAAGATGGCGCAGTCACCATGGCATACAAGCTATCACATCGAACCCAAGCAAGGTCTTCTCAACGACCCGAACGGTTTTTCTTACTTTGATGGCAAGTGGGTTGTCTTTTACCAAAACTTCCCCTTTGGTGCAGCTCATGGTTTAAAATCTTGGGTTCAGCTTGAAAGTGACGATTTGGTTCACTTTACTGAAACTGGTGTTAAAATCTTACCTGATACTCCACTTGATAGCCACGGCGCTTACTCAGGATCTGCTATGCAGTTTGGCGATCAACTGTTCTTATTTTATACAGGAAATGTTCGTGACGAAAACTGGGTACGTCACCCTTATCAAATCGGTGCCTTAATGGATAAGGATGGAAAAATCGAAAAGATTGATAAAATCTTAATTGATCAACCAGCTGATGCTACTGACCACTTCCGTGATCCACAAATTTTTAACTTTAAAGGACAATACTATGCTATCGTCGGCGGTCAGGACTTGGAGAAAAAAGGATTTGTCCGTCTCTACAAAGCGGTCGATAACGATTATACAAACTGGCAAGAAGTGGGTGATTTGAACTTCAACAATGACCGTACTGCCTATATGATGGAGTGCCCAAACCTAGTCTTTGTTGGGGAACAGCCAGTTCTTCTCTACTGTCCACAAGGTTTGGATAAAAAGGTTCTTGACTATGACAATATCTATCCAAATATGTATAAAATCGGTGCTTCCTTTGACCCAGAAAATGCTCGTATGGTTGATGTTTCTGAACTTCACAATCTTGATTATGGTTTTGAAGCCTATGCTACTCAAGCTTTTAACACTCCTGATGGACGTGCCCTGGCAGTAAGTTGGCTTGGTTTACCAGATGTGTCTTATCCATCTGATCGCTTTGATCACCAAGGAACTTTCTCATTGGTCAAAGAATTAACCATTAAAGAGGGCAAACTCTATCAGTATCCTGTAGCAGCCATCAAGGACCTCCGTGCTTCAAAAGAGGAATTTTCAAATCGTTCTGAAACTAAGAACACCTACGAACTTGAACTAAACTTAGAGGCTAATAGCCAAAGTGAAATCATCCTTCTTGCTGATAACGACGGCAAGGGGCTCTCTATCAATTTCGATCTTGTCAATGGCCAAGTAACCATTGACCGCAGTCAGGCAGGTGAGCAATACGCTCAAGAATTTGGAACTACTCGCTCATGTCCAATTGATAATCAAGCTACTACCGTAAATATCTTCATCGACAATTCAGTCTTTGAAATTTTCATTAATAAAGGAGAAAAAGTATTTTCTGGTCGTGTATTCCCGCATGCAGATCAAAATGGAATTCTCATTAAATCTGGAAACCCAACTGGAACATACTACGAATTAGAATATGGTCGCAAAACTAACTGA
- a CDS encoding sucrose-specific PTS transporter subunit IIBC: MTNTEIAKKVIEALGGRENVNSVAHCATRLRVMVKDEAKINKDAIENLEKVQGAFFNSGQYQIIFGTGTVNKMYDEVVALGLPTSTKSEMKAEAAKQGNWFQRAIRTFGDVFVPIIPVIVATGLFMGVRGLLTALGMTLPQDVTTYTQILTDTAFIILPGLVVWSTFRVFGGNPAVGIVLGMMLVSGSLPNAWAVASGGEVTAMQFFGFIPVVGLQGSVLPAFIIGVVGAKFEKAVRKVVPDVLDLLVTPFVTLLVMSILGLFIIGPVFHVVENYILIGTKAILNLPFGLGGFLIGGVHQLIVVSGVHHIFNLLEVQLLAADHANPFNAIITAAMTAQGAATVAVGVKTKNPKLKTLAFPAALSAFLGITEPAIFGVNLRFRKPFFLSLIAGAIGGGLASILGLAGTGNGITIIPGTMLYIGNGQLAQYLLMVAVSFALGFALTYMFGYEDEVEEAAGAITEAETDRLTEEAVIGTVVSPSEGVIQTPIVGDVVALSNVNDPVFSSGAMGQGIAVKPSEDVVYAPADAEVTIAFPTGHAYGLRTANGAEILIHVGIDTVSMNGEGFNHKVAQGDKVKAGDVLGTFDSAKIAAAGLDNTTMVIVTNTADFASVNPVASGSVAKGDAVIEVKA, from the coding sequence ATGACGAATACAGAAATTGCAAAAAAAGTCATCGAAGCCTTAGGTGGACGTGAGAACGTTAATAGTGTAGCTCACTGTGCGACTCGTCTTCGCGTTATGGTTAAAGATGAAGCGAAAATTAACAAAGATGCTATCGAGAACTTGGAAAAAGTTCAAGGTGCTTTCTTTAACTCAGGTCAATACCAAATCATCTTTGGTACTGGTACAGTAAACAAGATGTACGATGAAGTCGTAGCTCTTGGTTTGCCAACTTCTACAAAATCTGAAATGAAAGCAGAAGCTGCAAAACAAGGAAATTGGTTCCAACGTGCTATCCGTACATTCGGTGACGTCTTCGTTCCAATCATTCCAGTTATCGTAGCAACTGGTCTCTTCATGGGTGTTCGTGGTCTCTTGACTGCTCTCGGAATGACACTTCCACAAGATGTGACAACTTACACTCAAATCTTAACTGACACAGCCTTTATCATCTTGCCAGGATTGGTTGTTTGGTCAACCTTCCGTGTATTCGGTGGTAACCCAGCCGTTGGTATCGTCCTTGGTATGATGCTCGTATCTGGCTCACTTCCAAATGCCTGGGCTGTTGCTTCTGGTGGTGAAGTAACTGCAATGCAGTTCTTCGGATTTATCCCAGTTGTAGGTTTGCAAGGTTCAGTTCTTCCAGCCTTCATCATCGGGGTTGTCGGAGCTAAATTTGAAAAAGCTGTTCGTAAAGTTGTTCCAGACGTTCTTGACCTATTGGTGACACCATTCGTAACACTTTTGGTTATGTCAATTCTTGGTTTGTTTATTATCGGACCAGTCTTCCACGTTGTTGAAAACTACATCCTCATTGGAACTAAAGCTATTCTTAACTTGCCATTCGGACTTGGTGGTTTCTTGATTGGTGGAGTTCACCAATTAATCGTCGTATCAGGTGTTCACCACATCTTCAACTTGCTTGAAGTTCAATTGCTTGCTGCTGACCATGCTAACCCATTCAACGCTATCATCACAGCTGCCATGACTGCTCAAGGTGCTGCGACAGTAGCCGTTGGTGTGAAAACTAAAAATCCTAAACTTAAAACACTTGCTTTCCCAGCTGCTCTTTCTGCCTTCCTAGGTATTACTGAGCCTGCTATCTTCGGGGTTAACTTGCGTTTCCGTAAACCATTCTTCCTTTCATTGATTGCTGGTGCAATCGGTGGTGGATTGGCATCTATCCTTGGTCTTGCCGGTACTGGTAATGGTATCACAATCATCCCTGGTACAATGCTTTACATTGGTAACGGACAACTTGCACAATACCTTCTTATGGTAGCTGTATCATTTGCACTTGGTTTTGCTCTTACTTACATGTTTGGTTACGAAGATGAAGTAGAAGAAGCTGCAGGTGCTATTACTGAAGCTGAAACAGATCGTTTGACTGAAGAAGCAGTAATTGGTACTGTGGTTTCACCAAGCGAAGGTGTTATTCAAACACCAATCGTTGGTGACGTCGTTGCTCTTTCAAATGTGAATGACCCAGTCTTCTCAAGTGGAGCTATGGGACAAGGTATCGCCGTAAAACCTAGTGAAGATGTTGTTTATGCACCAGCTGATGCTGAAGTGACAATTGCCTTCCCAACAGGACATGCTTATGGCCTAAGAACAGCTAATGGAGCTGAAATCTTGATCCACGTTGGTATCGACACTGTTTCAATGAACGGTGAAGGATTCAACCATAAAGTTGCTCAAGGTGACAAGGTTAAAGCTGGAGATGTTCTTGGAACATTTGACTCAGCTAAGATTGCTGCTGCAGGACTTGATAACACTACTATGGTTATCGTAACAAACACTGCGGACTTTGCTTCAGTAAATCCAGTTGCTTCTGGATCAGTTGCTAAGGGTGATGCAGTCATCGAAGTTAAAGCTTAA
- the scrK gene encoding fructokinase ScrK, with amino-acid sequence MTKLYGSLEAGGTKFVCAVGDENFNVVEKVQFPTTTPIETIDKTIEFFSKFENLAGLAIGSFGPIDIDKNSKTYGFITTTPKPNWANVDLLGALRRALNVPMYFTTDVNSSAYGEVVARNNAGGRIENLVYYTIGTGIGAGVIQRGEFIGGVGHPEMGHYYVARHPMDIEKEFKGVCPFHNGCLEGYAAGPSLEARTGVRGENIELNNSVWDVQAYYIAQAAVNATVTFRPDVIVFGGGVMAQQHMLDRVREKFTALLNGYLPVPDVRDYIVTPAVAGNGSATLGNFVLAKSVAK; translated from the coding sequence ATGACAAAACTATACGGAAGCTTGGAAGCGGGCGGTACAAAATTTGTCTGTGCTGTCGGTGATGAAAACTTTAACGTTGTAGAAAAAGTACAATTTCCAACAACAACTCCTATCGAGACAATCGATAAAACTATCGAGTTCTTTTCAAAATTTGAGAACCTTGCAGGCCTTGCCATTGGTTCATTTGGTCCTATTGATATCGATAAAAACTCAAAAACTTACGGATTTATCACAACAACTCCAAAACCTAACTGGGCAAATGTCGACTTGCTTGGTGCCCTCCGTCGCGCTCTAAACGTGCCTATGTATTTCACAACAGACGTAAACAGTTCTGCCTACGGTGAAGTGGTAGCTCGTAACAATGCCGGCGGTCGTATCGAAAACTTAGTGTACTACACAATCGGTACAGGTATCGGAGCAGGTGTTATCCAACGTGGTGAGTTTATCGGTGGTGTTGGTCACCCTGAGATGGGTCATTATTATGTGGCTAGACACCCAATGGATATTGAAAAAGAATTTAAAGGTGTTTGTCCTTTCCATAATGGATGTTTGGAAGGTTATGCAGCTGGTCCAAGTTTGGAAGCTCGTACAGGTGTTCGTGGGGAAAACATTGAACTCAACAACTCTGTCTGGGATGTTCAAGCCTACTACATTGCTCAAGCTGCAGTGAACGCAACTGTAACTTTCCGTCCAGATGTCATCGTCTTTGGTGGTGGGGTTATGGCTCAACAACACATGCTTGACCGTGTACGTGAGAAATTCACAGCCCTTCTCAATGGTTACCTACCAGTTCCAGATGTGCGTGACTATATCGTAACACCAGCTGTTGCTGGTAATGGTTCAGCGACACTCGGAAACTTTGTTCTTGCTAAGAGCGTTGCTAAATAA
- a CDS encoding cation diffusion facilitator family transporter, producing MNQSVSNLKLAERGAIISILTYLFLSAAKLATGHLLHSSSLVADGFNNVSDIVGNVALLIGIRLARQPADRDHRFGHWKIEDLASLITSIIMFYVGFDVLRDTIQKILSREQTVIDPLGATLGVISAIIMFAVYLYNTHLSKQSKSKALKAAAKDNLSDAVTSLGTSIAILASSFNYPIVDKLVAIIITFFILKTAYDIFIESSFSLSDGFDEHLLEDYQKAIMEIPKISKVKSQRGRTYGSNIYLDITLEMNPDLSVFESHEIADQVESMLSERFGVFDTDIHIEPAPIPEDEILDNVYKKLLMREQLIDQGNQLEELLAEDFIYIRQDGQELDKGAYKAEKELTSAIKELPLTSISQKTKLIRYQVGDTIHTSIWRRHETWQNIFHQETKIEKD from the coding sequence ATGAATCAATCGGTTTCAAACTTAAAATTGGCTGAGCGTGGTGCCATTATCAGCATTTTGACTTATCTTTTCTTGTCTGCAGCTAAGCTAGCGACCGGACACCTCCTCCATTCATCCAGTTTGGTGGCTGATGGTTTTAATAACGTTTCAGATATCGTTGGAAATGTAGCCCTTCTCATCGGGATTCGTTTGGCTCGCCAACCCGCAGATAGAGATCATCGCTTCGGTCACTGGAAAATCGAGGACTTGGCAAGTCTCATCACTTCCATCATCATGTTTTACGTTGGCTTTGATGTTCTACGTGACACCATCCAAAAAATACTCAGCCGAGAACAAACGGTCATTGACCCACTTGGTGCGACTCTGGGAGTCATCTCTGCCATCATCATGTTCGCCGTTTATCTCTACAATACCCATCTGAGCAAGCAGTCTAAATCTAAGGCGCTTAAAGCGGCTGCTAAGGACAATCTATCAGATGCTGTAACTTCTCTTGGAACTTCTATCGCTATCCTGGCTAGTAGCTTCAACTATCCTATAGTTGATAAGTTGGTCGCTATTATCATTACCTTCTTTATCCTCAAGACTGCCTATGACATTTTTATTGAGTCATCCTTCAGTCTTTCGGACGGCTTTGATGAGCACTTGCTAGAAGATTACCAAAAAGCAATCATGGAAATTCCTAAGATTAGCAAGGTCAAGTCCCAACGCGGTCGTACTTACGGAAGCAATATTTATCTGGACATTACACTTGAGATGAACCCAGACCTCTCTGTTTTCGAGAGCCACGAAATTGCGGATCAGGTCGAATCTATGTTATCAGAACGATTTGGTGTCTTTGATACTGACATTCATATTGAACCAGCACCAATCCCTGAGGATGAAATCCTAGATAATGTCTATAAAAAATTGCTCATGAGAGAGCAACTGATTGACCAAGGAAATCAACTGGAAGAGTTACTTGCAGAAGACTTCATTTATATCCGCCAAGACGGACAAGAATTAGACAAAGGAGCCTATAAGGCTGAAAAAGAATTGACCTCTGCTATTAAGGAGCTTCCTTTAACTTCTATCAGTCAAAAGACTAAACTCATCCGCTATCAAGTCGGTGATACCATTCATACCAGTATCTGGCGCCGTCACGAAACTTGGCAAAATATTTTCCATCAGGAAACCAAAATAGAAAAAGATTAA
- a CDS encoding glycosyltransferase family 2 protein, which yields MTISIVIPCFNEEESVPIFFKEVEKIALQIHEDIEYIFVDDGSKDGTLSVLKELSGVCDRVNYVSFSRNFGKEAALYAGLKQAKGDYVAVMDADLQDPPELLVQMKSILDEDEDIDCVGSYRVNRKGEPFIRSIFAKLFYRIINKISQLNIVDGARDFRLMRRQMVEAILELSEYNRFSKGIFAWVGFRTKYIEYNNVERVAGNTSWSFWSLFKYSLEGIINFSDAPLNISFFMGGFVCLVSFILMFLIVVRTLIMGNPTSGWTSIMTIILFLGGLQLLSIGIVGKYIGKIFLETKKRPIYLVKEKTHESL from the coding sequence ATGACAATTTCTATAGTAATTCCTTGCTTCAATGAAGAAGAATCTGTCCCGATTTTTTTCAAAGAAGTTGAAAAAATTGCTTTGCAAATCCATGAAGATATAGAATATATTTTTGTTGATGACGGTTCAAAAGATGGAACGCTATCAGTTTTAAAAGAACTAAGTGGTGTATGTGACCGAGTCAATTATGTATCTTTTTCACGCAATTTTGGTAAAGAGGCAGCTCTATATGCTGGATTGAAGCAAGCAAAGGGAGATTATGTTGCAGTAATGGACGCGGATCTTCAGGATCCACCAGAGTTATTAGTTCAAATGAAATCTATACTAGATGAAGATGAAGATATTGACTGTGTAGGTAGCTATCGTGTTAATCGTAAGGGAGAACCATTTATCCGTTCGATTTTTGCAAAATTATTTTATCGAATCATTAATAAAATCAGTCAGTTGAATATTGTTGATGGTGCTCGTGATTTTCGCTTGATGCGTCGTCAAATGGTAGAGGCTATATTGGAGCTATCTGAATATAATCGTTTCTCTAAAGGTATCTTTGCTTGGGTTGGTTTTAGAACAAAATATATAGAATATAACAATGTTGAACGGGTGGCAGGAAATACTTCGTGGAGTTTCTGGTCTCTGTTTAAATACTCACTGGAAGGGATAATTAACTTTTCAGATGCTCCACTCAATATATCCTTTTTCATGGGTGGATTCGTGTGTTTAGTATCCTTTATCTTAATGTTTTTAATTGTAGTTAGAACTTTGATAATGGGAAATCCTACTTCAGGCTGGACCTCAATTATGACAATTATCCTTTTCTTAGGAGGACTTCAATTGCTTTCTATAGGTATTGTGGGTAAATATATTGGAAAAATATTTCTAGAGACCAAAAAAAGACCCATTTATTTGGTAAAGGAGAAAACTCATGAAAGTTTGTAG
- a CDS encoding DUF6056 family protein, with protein MIYILNHFTLYTSDDFVYRYIYKDSLPTGNEEKIKNIFDLVTSQVNHWAIWNGRFTGHSIVQIFMQFDKVYFNIFNSIVLVLLVVLIEQLSSNLIKVNSKNSCVFFLILLFFMLWWFLPEIGKTILWISGSGNYLWTALIDLFWFYLFTKKDLHIKVLPFTVLLAFFMGAGNENTSPAFILWGILYFTFHILKDNFPKWEIIEIVSATVGSFLMISSPGSRHRAGEIAIFDNLKGKIFELVKLSFGKYEVLYLMNAILVGYLLVSKLIKKEQFIEVCFVMLAHFACIYSLIASNEKPDRVFFGASILICLAVIQLIKLTLDNIKSLEKLLVVYVIVVAIKFGISYNNVVRDNYETYIQVQQQYTELRNAQKMGQDKVVLKFFKQPRYLYNAYLGTNNLHPNSDAWFNQWMAVFFGVKSVEGE; from the coding sequence TTGATTTACATTCTAAATCATTTCACATTATACACTTCAGATGATTTTGTTTATAGATACATTTATAAAGATTCTCTACCGACTGGAAATGAGGAAAAAATCAAAAATATTTTTGATTTAGTTACATCTCAGGTAAATCATTGGGCAATATGGAACGGTCGCTTTACAGGGCATAGTATTGTTCAAATTTTTATGCAATTTGATAAAGTATATTTTAATATTTTTAATTCTATTGTTTTAGTATTACTTGTAGTATTAATAGAGCAGTTAAGTTCTAATTTAATTAAGGTAAATTCTAAAAATAGTTGTGTCTTTTTCCTGATTTTATTGTTTTTTATGCTTTGGTGGTTTTTACCAGAAATTGGAAAAACGATTTTGTGGATATCAGGTTCAGGAAATTATCTATGGACAGCACTCATAGATTTATTTTGGTTCTATCTATTTACAAAGAAAGATCTTCATATAAAAGTTTTACCTTTTACAGTATTGCTAGCCTTTTTCATGGGGGCAGGGAATGAAAATACTTCTCCAGCATTTATTCTCTGGGGTATACTATATTTTACATTTCATATATTGAAAGATAATTTCCCAAAGTGGGAAATCATTGAAATTGTTAGTGCTACAGTAGGTTCCTTTTTAATGATTTCTTCGCCTGGATCTCGTCATAGAGCAGGTGAGATTGCAATTTTTGATAATCTTAAAGGAAAGATATTTGAATTAGTCAAATTATCTTTTGGAAAATACGAAGTCTTATATTTAATGAATGCAATATTAGTCGGTTATTTATTGGTCAGCAAACTGATAAAAAAAGAACAATTTATCGAAGTATGTTTTGTAATGCTAGCCCATTTTGCTTGTATATATAGTCTCATTGCTAGTAATGAGAAACCAGATAGAGTTTTCTTTGGAGCAAGTATTCTTATTTGTTTAGCAGTTATTCAGCTAATAAAATTAACACTTGACAATATAAAATCATTAGAAAAACTTCTAGTTGTTTATGTAATAGTAGTAGCCATTAAATTTGGTATTTCCTATAATAATGTTGTTCGAGATAATTATGAAACGTATATTCAAGTTCAACAGCAGTATACAGAGTTAAGAAATGCTCAAAAAATGGGTCAAGACAAAGTTGTATTAAAATTTTTTAAGCAACCTAGATATTTATATAATGCCTATCTTGGGACGAACAATTTACATCCAAACAGTGATGCTTGGTTTAATCAATGGATGGCAGTCTTTTTCGGTGTTAAAAGTGTAGAAGGAGAATAA